In one window of Flavobacterium ginsengisoli DNA:
- a CDS encoding phosphatidylserine decarboxylase family protein, whose product MFHKEGGPSILLGTVFTVAVLLIAERFIDINWLRMLVQIAALVILIIILQFFRNPKRIAVRNSDHILAPVDGKVVVIEEVYEGEYFKDKRLQVSIFMSPINVHVTRYAMDGIIKFSKYHPGKFLVAWHPKASEENERTTVVIENETFGAILYRQIAGALARRIVNYAKEGMQVVQGTDAGFIKFGSRVDLFLPLGTPINVELNQKAIGGKTIIATKA is encoded by the coding sequence ATGTTTCATAAAGAAGGAGGCCCGTCCATTTTATTAGGTACTGTATTTACTGTAGCTGTACTTTTAATTGCTGAAAGATTTATTGATATCAATTGGCTTAGAATGCTTGTTCAAATTGCGGCGCTTGTAATTTTGATCATTATTTTACAATTCTTCAGAAATCCGAAGAGAATTGCAGTTAGAAACAGTGATCACATCCTAGCTCCAGTTGATGGAAAAGTGGTGGTTATTGAAGAAGTTTATGAAGGAGAATATTTCAAAGACAAACGTTTACAGGTTTCTATTTTTATGTCGCCAATCAATGTTCACGTAACACGTTACGCAATGGATGGTATCATTAAATTTAGCAAATACCACCCTGGAAAATTCCTTGTTGCTTGGCATCCAAAAGCAAGTGAAGAAAATGAAAGAACTACAGTTGTAATCGAAAATGAAACTTTTGGCGCTATTTTATACAGACAAATTGCTGGTGCATTGGCTCGTAGAATTGTAAATTACGCTAAAGAAGGAATGCAAGTTGTTCAAGGAACTGATGCTGGTTTCATTAAATTTGGATCGAGAGTAGATTTATTTTTACCTTTAGGTACGCCTATTAATGTTGAGTTAAATCAAAAAGCAATTGGAGGTAAAACAATTATTGCTACAAAAGCATAA
- a CDS encoding acyl-CoA-binding protein gives MTDKDLDIRFAKAVEVAMTMTQASLPQDVQLRLYAFYKQATFGTAVYNQSENFDLRDAFKTNAWMQISHMSVDEAKENYIEIINSLTSK, from the coding sequence ATGACTGATAAAGATTTAGATATTCGCTTTGCTAAAGCTGTAGAAGTTGCAATGACAATGACTCAAGCCTCACTTCCACAAGATGTGCAGTTAAGGCTTTACGCTTTTTACAAACAAGCTACTTTTGGAACAGCTGTCTATAATCAATCTGAAAATTTTGATTTAAGAGACGCTTTTAAAACGAATGCATGGATGCAGATTAGCCATATGTCTGTTGATGAAGCAAAGGAAAACTATATCGAGATCATCAATTCATTAACATCAAAATAA
- a CDS encoding superoxide dismutase, whose product MKKNVVFFSTLASFLLLFSCKEDKLVEVVEVPLPTKEEKITIGSPNDVKADPGSFEMMKLPFNYDALSPDIRTLTLETHYSKHYLSYTNNFNKEIVSTEYENMPIEDILKKLDLNNAKLRQNAGGYYNHTLYFNILTPKEQTPKDTLSGSINKEFGSFTNLTNQFKAQSEKQFGSGWVWLVVDRYGKLQITTTDNQDNPLMKNALIPGTPIMGIDLWEHAYYLDYQNRKGSYIDAFYSHINWEKVNEYYVEALKKVKKV is encoded by the coding sequence ATGAAGAAAAACGTTGTTTTTTTCAGCACTTTAGCTTCATTTTTACTATTATTTTCCTGTAAAGAAGATAAACTGGTTGAAGTAGTCGAAGTTCCTCTTCCAACAAAAGAAGAGAAAATAACTATTGGTTCACCAAATGATGTTAAAGCCGATCCTGGATCTTTTGAAATGATGAAATTGCCATTTAATTATGATGCACTTTCACCTGATATTAGAACTTTGACTTTAGAAACTCATTATTCTAAGCATTATTTATCATACACAAACAATTTCAACAAAGAGATTGTTTCCACTGAATATGAAAATATGCCGATTGAGGATATTTTAAAAAAGTTAGATTTAAATAATGCCAAACTTCGTCAGAATGCAGGCGGATATTACAATCATACGCTTTATTTTAATATTTTAACTCCAAAAGAGCAGACTCCTAAAGATACGCTTTCGGGTTCAATTAATAAAGAATTTGGCTCTTTTACCAATTTAACGAACCAATTTAAAGCGCAATCTGAAAAGCAGTTTGGTTCTGGATGGGTTTGGCTTGTTGTTGACAGATATGGTAAATTACAAATTACTACAACTGACAATCAAGACAATCCATTAATGAAAAACGCTTTAATTCCAGGAACCCCAATTATGGGAATTGATCTTTGGGAACATGCTTATTACTTGGATTATCAAAACCGAAAAGGCAGTTATATTGATGCTTTTTACAGTCATATCAATTGGGAAAAAGTAAATGAATATTACGTTGAAGCCCTCAAAAAGGTTAAAAAAGTATAG
- a CDS encoding glycoside hydrolase family 130 protein yields MKDIANRFVENPLLSPSDLPPSREGLEITCLLNPGVFQFQNKIWLAVRVAERPKQIENIISFPILTEAGTIQIIEILKDHPELIATDARVINYQGVDYLTTLSHIRLLCGEDGKHFYEPEGYPHLVGEGILETFGIEDCRVSLIEGKYYLTFTSVSPSGVGVGLRTTTDWKNFKKHGLIFPPHNKDCAIFEEKINGLFYALHRPSSVDIGGNYIWIASSPDGIHWGNHKCIIKTRKESWDSKRVGAGAAPIKTDLGWLEIYHGANEFHQYCLGAFLLDLKDPARVISRTETPIMFPKTNYELSGFFGNVVFTNGHIIEPDGDTLTLYYGASDEFVCGAQFSIREILSLLKKL; encoded by the coding sequence ATGAAAGACATTGCCAATCGTTTCGTAGAAAACCCTTTACTATCTCCATCAGATTTACCACCAAGCAGAGAAGGTCTTGAAATCACTTGCTTATTAAATCCTGGTGTATTTCAATTTCAAAACAAAATCTGGTTGGCTGTACGAGTAGCTGAAAGACCAAAACAAATTGAGAATATCATTTCATTCCCGATTCTGACTGAAGCAGGAACAATTCAAATTATTGAAATTTTAAAAGATCATCCTGAACTTATAGCAACAGATGCACGTGTAATTAACTATCAAGGCGTTGATTATTTAACCACTTTGTCACATATTCGTTTATTATGCGGCGAAGATGGAAAACACTTTTATGAACCAGAAGGCTATCCGCATTTGGTTGGCGAAGGAATACTAGAAACTTTTGGAATTGAAGACTGTCGCGTCTCTTTAATTGAAGGAAAATATTACCTCACTTTTACTTCTGTTTCGCCAAGTGGTGTAGGCGTTGGTTTAAGAACTACTACTGATTGGAAAAATTTTAAGAAACATGGACTGATATTTCCTCCGCACAATAAAGACTGTGCTATTTTTGAAGAAAAAATTAATGGATTATTTTATGCCTTACATCGCCCAAGCAGTGTAGATATTGGCGGAAATTATATCTGGATTGCTTCTTCTCCTGATGGAATTCATTGGGGAAATCATAAATGCATTATAAAAACTAGGAAAGAAAGCTGGGACAGCAAAAGAGTTGGTGCTGGTGCCGCACCAATAAAAACAGATTTAGGCTGGCTCGAAATTTATCATGGAGCCAACGAATTTCATCAATATTGTTTAGGTGCTTTTTTATTGGACTTAAAAGATCCAGCAAGAGTGATTTCAAGAACCGAAACTCCAATTATGTTTCCTAAAACAAATTATGAGCTAAGTGGTTTCTTTGGAAATGTCGTTTTCACCAATGGTCATATTATCGAACCAGATGGCGATACATTAACATTATATTACGGCGCTTCAGACGAATTTGTTTGTGGTGCTCAATTTTCAATTAGAGAGATTCTTTCGTTACTTAAAAAGCTTTAA
- a CDS encoding alpha-amylase family protein has translation MISKKIIAYRITLTILFSACKTKDLKMNTVKEQTPAEKKVVVYQVFTRLFGNKNTTNKPWGTIEENGVGKFNDFTDKALHEIKDLGVTYIWYTGVPHHALVNDYTAYGISNDDPEVVKGRAGSPYAVKDYYNVNPDLAVNPAKRLEEFEALIKRTHNAGLKVIIDIVPNHIARKYEGKSNPAGVRDFGADDDVSVEYKRDNNFYYIPKEHFEIPDGDIPLNGEKNPLIDGKFDENPAKWTGNGSRKFKPDQNDWYETVKVNYGVRPDGIKDFSELPSGFDQKNYQEHFAFWQDKDVPDSWKKFRDIALYWTAKGVDGFRYDMAEMVPYEFWSYMNSSIKMKNPNAFLLAEVYNPNEYRNYIRLGKMDYLYDKVETYDKLKDVIRGKSSPDELTKIQNGMADIEHHMLHFLDNHDEQRLASPEFAGTPERGKPLMVVSATISTSPTMIYFGQEVGEAGNEDAGFGKRSRTSIFDYIGVPNHQRWMNDGKFDGGQLSASEKELRDFYKRLLNFTIKSSALMGSFEEIQSANRQSNEGYDALLYSYARWSENQKLIVIANFSSEKGSEFNLKVPSSVISKWNLKNGEYQLKEQLYQNKTFVLKVQNGEGEAKISIQPSESLILELK, from the coding sequence ATGATAAGTAAAAAAATAATTGCGTACCGAATTACATTAACGATACTATTTTCAGCTTGTAAAACAAAAGATTTAAAAATGAATACAGTAAAAGAGCAAACTCCAGCAGAAAAGAAAGTGGTAGTTTATCAAGTTTTTACGCGCCTATTTGGAAATAAAAACACAACCAATAAACCATGGGGAACTATTGAAGAAAATGGTGTCGGTAAGTTTAATGACTTTACAGATAAAGCACTTCATGAAATAAAAGATCTTGGTGTTACTTATATTTGGTATACTGGAGTTCCTCATCACGCTTTGGTAAATGATTATACGGCTTACGGAATTTCTAATGATGATCCAGAAGTGGTAAAAGGCCGTGCAGGTTCTCCTTATGCAGTCAAAGATTACTACAACGTAAATCCAGATTTGGCTGTAAATCCTGCAAAACGTTTAGAAGAGTTTGAAGCTTTAATAAAACGTACTCATAACGCAGGTTTGAAAGTGATTATCGATATTGTTCCGAATCATATTGCGAGAAAGTATGAAGGGAAATCGAATCCTGCAGGCGTAAGGGATTTTGGTGCAGATGATGATGTTTCTGTTGAGTACAAACGAGATAATAATTTCTATTATATTCCGAAAGAGCATTTTGAAATTCCGGACGGAGATATTCCTTTAAATGGAGAAAAAAATCCATTAATTGATGGAAAATTTGATGAAAATCCAGCAAAATGGACTGGAAATGGTTCTAGAAAATTCAAGCCAGACCAAAACGATTGGTACGAAACGGTAAAAGTAAATTACGGAGTGCGTCCAGACGGAATTAAAGATTTCTCTGAACTTCCTAGTGGTTTTGACCAAAAAAACTATCAAGAACATTTTGCTTTTTGGCAAGATAAAGACGTTCCAGATTCTTGGAAAAAGTTTAGAGATATCGCACTATACTGGACAGCAAAAGGTGTAGATGGATTTCGTTATGATATGGCAGAAATGGTTCCGTATGAATTTTGGAGTTATATGAACTCATCAATTAAAATGAAAAATCCGAATGCTTTTTTATTGGCCGAAGTTTATAATCCGAATGAATATCGAAACTATATTCGTTTAGGAAAAATGGACTATTTGTACGATAAAGTAGAAACGTATGATAAACTGAAAGATGTTATTCGAGGAAAATCTTCACCTGATGAATTAACAAAAATCCAAAACGGAATGGCAGATATTGAACATCATATGCTTCATTTTTTAGATAATCATGATGAACAGCGTTTAGCAAGTCCAGAATTTGCAGGAACGCCAGAAAGAGGTAAACCTCTGATGGTTGTTTCGGCAACAATTAGCACTTCTCCAACAATGATTTATTTCGGACAAGAAGTAGGAGAGGCTGGAAATGAAGATGCAGGTTTTGGAAAACGCTCAAGAACATCCATTTTTGATTATATCGGAGTTCCAAATCATCAGCGTTGGATGAATGATGGTAAATTTGATGGTGGACAACTTTCTGCTTCAGAAAAAGAATTGCGTGATTTTTACAAACGTTTATTGAATTTTACAATCAAAAGCAGTGCTTTGATGGGAAGTTTTGAAGAAATTCAATCAGCAAACAGACAAAGTAATGAAGGTTACGATGCGTTATTGTACTCTTATGCACGTTGGTCAGAAAATCAAAAACTGATTGTAATTGCTAATTTCTCTTCTGAGAAAGGAAGCGAATTTAATTTAAAAGTTCCTTCATCGGTTATTTCAAAATGGAATTTAAAAAATGGAGAATATCAATTGAAAGAACAATTATATCAAAATAAAACATTTGTATTAAAAGTTCAGAATGGAGAAGGAGAGGCAAAAATTTCAATCCAACCTTCAGAATCTTTAATTTTAGAGTTAAAATAA
- a CDS encoding OstA-like protein has protein sequence MKKSLFFIFCCLLLSVQFISAQAKKTTQAPKTIVIENADFSDVDQVNVPDALLLTGNVKVNHDGVVLTCNKAYFFQKENYLKAFGNVQLVQGDTLFLNSKYAEYSGNEKKAFATGNAVLTSPDATLQTDTINFDRNVQEAFYNTKGTIVNKDNTLVSKSGRYFVKEKKFQFLTEVTITNPKYVIKSNHLDYYSNSGHTYLLGPSTITSKANYIYTEKGFYDTKKNLAHFLRRSYIKYDDRLIEGDSLYYNRNIEFASATRNVKITDSINKGIVKGHYAELYKLKDSMFVTKRAVAINLVENDSVYIHGKKLLVTGKEGERILRAFNNVRFYKTDMSGKCDSIHSNSKTALTKLIGNPILWNGDNQITGDIMHLIGDNKTRKIDSLKVLNNTFVLSKDTLGTGYNQVKGINLFGKFRDGKLHDVDVIKNTEVVYYMRNDANELIGINKNVSSKINMILENNAVETITFFNKVDGDIYPEDELPENARKLRGMNWRGDERIKSKDDIFTAEENEMNEKLIKEGKEQEEKGKNVPMKVRKETLDYDKKNPKPPIKTEPQTKDKDK, from the coding sequence TTGAAGAAATCACTATTTTTCATATTTTGTTGTCTGTTACTTAGTGTACAATTTATTTCTGCGCAGGCCAAAAAAACCACACAAGCTCCTAAAACTATCGTCATTGAGAATGCCGACTTTTCTGACGTGGATCAAGTTAATGTACCAGATGCGCTTTTACTTACCGGAAATGTAAAAGTTAATCATGACGGTGTTGTATTGACTTGCAATAAAGCTTATTTTTTTCAAAAAGAAAACTATCTAAAAGCATTTGGAAATGTACAATTAGTACAGGGAGATACTTTATTCTTAAATAGTAAATATGCAGAATATAGCGGAAATGAAAAGAAAGCTTTTGCTACAGGAAATGCCGTTTTAACTTCTCCAGATGCTACTTTGCAGACTGATACGATTAATTTTGATAGAAATGTTCAGGAGGCATTTTACAATACAAAGGGTACTATAGTAAATAAAGATAATACTCTGGTAAGTAAATCGGGAAGATATTTTGTAAAGGAAAAGAAGTTCCAGTTTTTGACTGAAGTTACGATTACAAATCCGAAATATGTGATTAAATCGAATCATTTGGATTATTACAGTAATTCTGGACATACTTATCTTCTTGGCCCTTCAACTATTACAAGTAAAGCCAACTATATTTATACTGAAAAAGGCTTTTACGATACGAAAAAAAACTTAGCTCATTTTCTTCGAAGATCTTATATAAAATATGACGACAGGCTTATAGAGGGCGATAGTTTGTATTATAATCGAAATATTGAATTTGCATCGGCAACACGGAATGTAAAAATTACCGATTCTATTAATAAAGGAATTGTAAAAGGCCATTATGCAGAGCTTTATAAGCTTAAAGATTCAATGTTTGTAACCAAACGAGCGGTTGCTATTAATTTGGTTGAAAATGATTCCGTTTACATTCATGGAAAGAAATTACTGGTAACGGGAAAAGAGGGAGAAAGAATTTTGCGTGCTTTTAATAATGTTCGTTTTTATAAAACAGATATGAGTGGCAAATGTGATTCTATACACTCAAATTCTAAAACAGCCCTAACTAAGCTTATTGGAAATCCGATTCTTTGGAATGGCGACAACCAAATTACAGGAGATATAATGCACTTGATTGGCGACAATAAAACAAGAAAAATTGATTCTCTAAAAGTATTAAATAACACATTTGTCCTCTCCAAGGATACTCTCGGAACCGGTTACAATCAGGTCAAGGGAATTAATTTGTTTGGGAAATTTCGGGATGGGAAACTACATGATGTTGATGTTATAAAAAACACTGAAGTCGTTTATTATATGCGAAACGATGCCAATGAACTAATTGGAATCAATAAAAATGTGAGCAGTAAGATCAATATGATCTTAGAAAATAATGCTGTTGAAACGATTACATTCTTCAATAAAGTTGATGGAGATATATACCCCGAAGACGAACTTCCTGAAAATGCTAGAAAACTTCGAGGAATGAATTGGCGAGGCGATGAAAGAATAAAATCGAAAGATGATATTTTTACCGCAGAAGAAAATGAAATGAATGAAAAACTGATTAAAGAAGGGAAAGAACAGGAAGAAAAAGGTAAAAACGTTCCGATGAAAGTTAGAAAAGAAACTTTGGATTACGACAAGAAGAATCCAAAACCTCCTATCAAAACAGAACCTCAGACTAAAGATAAAGATAAGTAA